One genomic segment of Streptomyces liangshanensis includes these proteins:
- a CDS encoding NADP-dependent isocitrate dehydrogenase, which produces MTDSTIIYTHTDEAPAQATYSFLPVVEAYAATAGVTVESRDISLSGRIIAGFPERLEEGQRVADALAELGELAKTPAANIIKLPNISASIPQLKAAIAELQEQGYALPDYPDDPKTDEDRDVRARYDKVKGSAVNPVLREGNSDRRAPASVKNYAKAHPHSMGAWDPRSKTNVATMDADDFRTGEKSAVIAEAGSLRIELAGDDGTTTVLRESVPVLAGEVVDASVMRVAALREFFTAQVARAKAEGVLFSVHLKATMMKVSDPIIFGHVVRAFFPKTFAEYGETLAAAGLSPNDGLGGILGGLDALPDGAAIKASFDAELADGPALAMVDSDRGITNLHVPSDVIVDASMPAMIRTSGHMWGPDGQEADTLAVIPDSSYSGIYQVVIDDCRAHGAFDPATMGSVPNVGLMAQAAEEYGSHDKTFEIPATGTVRVVDAAGAVVLQHAVSAGDVWRMCQTKDVPVRDWVKLAVSRARATGVPAVFWLDETRAHDANLIEKVKAYLPEHDTEGLRIEIMAPVDAIAFSLERIRRGEDTVSVTGNVLRDYLTDLFPILELGTSAKMLSVVPLINGGGLFETGAGGSAPKHVQQLIKENYLRWDSLGEFLALAVSFEHLAQTTGNARAQVLADTLDRATGTFLDKDKSPSRRVGGIDNRGSHFYLALYWAQELARQTDDVQLAEAFSALAKTLSEQETTIVEELIAVQGKPVDIGGYYRPDPVKAAAVMRPSATFNQALATLG; this is translated from the coding sequence GTGACTGACTCGACCATCATCTATACACACACCGACGAGGCGCCGGCCCAGGCGACGTATTCGTTCCTGCCCGTGGTCGAGGCCTATGCCGCGACGGCCGGGGTCACCGTGGAGAGCCGCGACATCTCCCTCTCCGGGCGCATCATCGCGGGCTTCCCCGAGCGTCTGGAAGAGGGCCAGCGCGTCGCGGACGCGCTCGCCGAGCTGGGCGAGCTGGCCAAGACGCCCGCGGCGAACATCATCAAGCTGCCGAACATCTCGGCGTCCATCCCGCAGCTCAAGGCCGCCATCGCCGAGCTCCAGGAGCAGGGGTACGCGCTGCCGGACTACCCCGACGACCCGAAGACCGACGAGGACCGGGACGTCCGCGCGCGGTACGACAAGGTCAAGGGCAGCGCCGTCAACCCGGTCCTGCGCGAGGGCAACTCCGACCGCCGCGCGCCGGCCTCGGTGAAGAACTACGCGAAGGCGCACCCGCACTCGATGGGCGCCTGGGACCCGCGGTCGAAGACGAACGTCGCGACGATGGACGCCGACGACTTCCGTACCGGTGAGAAGTCCGCGGTGATCGCCGAGGCAGGCTCGCTGCGGATCGAGCTGGCCGGGGACGACGGCACGACGACGGTCCTGCGCGAGTCCGTGCCCGTGCTGGCCGGGGAGGTCGTGGACGCCTCGGTGATGCGGGTGGCGGCGCTGCGTGAGTTCTTCACCGCGCAGGTGGCGCGCGCCAAGGCCGAGGGCGTGCTGTTCTCGGTGCACCTCAAGGCCACGATGATGAAGGTCTCCGACCCGATCATCTTCGGCCATGTCGTACGGGCCTTCTTCCCGAAGACGTTCGCCGAGTACGGCGAGACGCTCGCGGCGGCCGGCCTGAGCCCCAACGACGGGCTCGGCGGCATCCTGGGCGGCCTCGACGCGCTGCCCGACGGCGCGGCGATCAAGGCGTCCTTCGACGCCGAGCTGGCCGACGGCCCCGCGCTGGCGATGGTCGACTCCGACCGCGGCATCACCAACCTGCACGTGCCGAGCGACGTCATCGTCGACGCCTCGATGCCGGCCATGATCCGCACCTCGGGTCACATGTGGGGCCCCGACGGCCAGGAGGCCGACACCCTCGCGGTGATCCCCGACAGCAGCTACTCGGGCATCTACCAGGTCGTCATCGACGACTGCCGCGCGCACGGCGCCTTCGACCCGGCGACGATGGGCTCCGTGCCCAACGTCGGCCTGATGGCGCAGGCGGCGGAGGAGTACGGCAGCCACGACAAGACCTTCGAGATCCCCGCCACCGGTACGGTACGGGTGGTCGACGCGGCCGGCGCGGTCGTGCTCCAGCACGCGGTGAGCGCCGGTGACGTGTGGCGCATGTGCCAGACGAAGGACGTGCCGGTCCGTGACTGGGTGAAGCTGGCCGTCTCGCGCGCCCGCGCGACGGGCGTCCCGGCCGTGTTCTGGCTGGACGAGACGCGCGCGCACGACGCGAACCTCATCGAGAAGGTCAAGGCGTACCTGCCCGAGCACGACACCGAGGGCCTGCGCATCGAGATCATGGCGCCGGTCGACGCGATCGCGTTCTCCCTGGAGCGGATCCGCCGCGGCGAGGACACGGTCTCGGTCACCGGCAACGTGCTGCGTGACTACCTGACGGACCTGTTCCCGATCCTGGAGCTCGGCACGAGCGCCAAGATGCTCTCCGTCGTGCCGCTGATCAACGGGGGCGGGCTGTTCGAGACCGGCGCGGGCGGCTCGGCGCCGAAGCACGTCCAGCAGCTCATCAAGGAGAACTACCTGCGGTGGGACAGCCTGGGTGAGTTCCTCGCCCTCGCGGTCAGCTTCGAGCACCTCGCGCAGACGACGGGCAACGCGCGCGCCCAGGTGCTCGCGGACACGCTCGACCGCGCGACGGGGACGTTCCTGGACAAGGACAAGTCGCCGAGCCGGCGGGTGGGTGGCATCGACAACCGCGGCAGCCACTTCTACCTGGCCCTGTACTGGGCCCAGGAGCTGGCCCGGCAGACGGATGACGTCCAGCTCGCGGAGGCGTTCTCGGCGCTCGCCAAGACGCTCTCCGAGCAGGAGACGACGATCGTGGAGGAACTGATCGCCGTCCAGGGCAAGCCCGTCGACATCGGCGGCTACTACCGCCCCGACCCGGTGAAGGCGGCGGCGGTCATGCGCCCGTCGGCGACCTTCAACCAGGCGCTGGCGACGCTCGGCTGA
- a CDS encoding SpoIIE family protein phosphatase: MERRSARSAPDRDATLQALGADLRAALPRTLAANRMGGFLRDLRSDLIFLDEGALAVFDLPPDGFDGRPETLYARMVPEDVAGFREMVSRARSEPGDYGTYFRILGADGTIRWAHTQGVVERDAEGNPLRAIGIVRDASAELRHVAQQAVLEPQRRHQNDVVTATTAALSRALTVEDVLDALTSREILGPVGAQAISLTVLDQDRLRRIAVASLPMTMREEMEFSRIDADLPVAEAFRSHRPVFITRASVEAEWPQLWPHVKDTPLTAGAILPLIAQARPTGVLSIMYEGKTAFTPEEQNLLLALAATIAQSVQRAALYDEEHAMAVGLQQSMLPATIPDMPGVRVAVRYQPARTGHQIGGDWYDVVPLRGGRVGLVVGDVQGHDIQASAVMGQLRTALRAYAAEGHAPAAVMARASRFLQDLDTDRLATCIYVDLDPATGRARLVRAGHPGPVIRHADGSSSSPDVAGGLPFGLLQYSDAPYPTTELVLGPDETLLLCTDGLLEFRGEDIDVGERRIRSALYDGPGDLDRLAEYIVDTIETRQGQEDDVALLLATLAPGRDTAA, encoded by the coding sequence ATGGAGCGCCGCAGCGCCCGATCCGCGCCGGACCGTGACGCGACCCTCCAGGCACTGGGCGCCGACCTCAGGGCGGCCCTCCCCAGGACGCTGGCGGCGAACCGGATGGGCGGATTCCTGCGCGACCTGCGATCCGACCTGATCTTCCTGGACGAGGGCGCCCTCGCGGTCTTCGACCTCCCGCCCGACGGCTTCGACGGCCGCCCGGAGACCCTCTACGCGCGCATGGTGCCCGAGGACGTGGCCGGCTTCCGCGAGATGGTCTCCCGGGCCCGGTCCGAGCCCGGCGACTACGGCACGTACTTCCGCATCCTGGGCGCCGACGGCACCATCCGCTGGGCGCACACCCAGGGCGTCGTCGAACGGGACGCCGAGGGCAACCCGCTGCGCGCCATCGGCATCGTCAGGGACGCGAGCGCCGAGCTGCGGCACGTCGCCCAGCAGGCCGTCCTGGAGCCGCAGCGCCGCCATCAGAACGACGTGGTCACGGCGACCACCGCCGCCCTCTCCCGGGCGCTGACCGTCGAGGACGTCCTCGACGCGCTCACCAGCCGGGAGATCCTCGGCCCGGTGGGCGCCCAGGCGATCTCCCTCACCGTCCTCGACCAGGACCGGCTGCGCCGTATCGCCGTCGCGAGCCTGCCCATGACGATGCGGGAGGAGATGGAGTTCTCCCGGATCGACGCCGACCTGCCGGTCGCCGAGGCCTTCCGCAGCCACCGCCCCGTGTTCATCACCCGGGCGAGCGTCGAGGCCGAGTGGCCGCAGCTGTGGCCGCACGTCAAGGACACACCCCTCACCGCGGGCGCGATCCTCCCCCTGATCGCCCAGGCCCGCCCCACCGGCGTGCTGTCGATCATGTACGAGGGCAAGACGGCGTTCACCCCCGAGGAACAGAACCTCCTGCTCGCCCTCGCGGCCACCATCGCCCAGTCCGTGCAGCGGGCCGCGCTGTACGACGAGGAGCACGCCATGGCCGTCGGGCTCCAGCAGTCGATGCTGCCGGCGACCATCCCCGACATGCCGGGCGTACGGGTCGCCGTCCGCTACCAGCCGGCCCGCACCGGCCATCAGATCGGCGGCGACTGGTACGACGTCGTCCCCCTCAGGGGCGGCCGGGTCGGCCTCGTCGTGGGGGACGTCCAAGGACACGACATCCAGGCGTCCGCCGTCATGGGCCAGCTGCGCACGGCCCTGCGCGCGTACGCCGCCGAGGGGCACGCCCCGGCGGCCGTCATGGCCCGTGCGTCGAGGTTCCTCCAGGACCTGGACACCGACCGCCTCGCCACCTGCATCTACGTCGACCTCGACCCGGCGACCGGCCGGGCCCGGCTGGTACGGGCCGGGCACCCGGGCCCCGTGATCCGCCACGCCGACGGCAGCAGCAGCAGTCCCGACGTGGCGGGCGGGCTGCCGTTCGGGCTCCTCCAGTACAGCGACGCGCCCTACCCCACCACCGAGCTGGTCCTCGGGCCCGACGAGACGCTCCTGCTCTGCACGGACGGACTGCTCGAATTCCGTGGTGAGGACATCGATGTCGGGGAGCGCCGGATCAGGAGCGCGCTGTACGACGGACCCGGCGACCTCGACCGGCTGGCCGAGTACATCGTCGACACGATCGAGACCAGGCAGGGCCAGGAGGACGACGTGGCCCTGCTGCTGGCCACCCTGGCGCCGGGGCGGGACACCGCCGCGTAA
- a CDS encoding HAD family hydrolase, producing MSLSRVPAVIFDLDGTLIDSEPNYYEAGRRLLARYGVDDYTWEHHSRFIGISTGETLVALRGEYGIDAPVERLLAEKNALYLDLVRASTEVFPEMRKFVERLYAEGVRMAVASGSSGEAITAVLDVTGLDAYFTTTVSAEEVPRGKPAPDVFLEAARRLGAAPAECVVLEDAIPGVEAARAAGMRCVAVPYVAALAGDPVYATAGLLFPGGQRAFTADAAHAWVFGPDERP from the coding sequence ATGAGCCTTTCGCGCGTCCCGGCGGTCATCTTCGATCTCGACGGAACCCTGATCGACAGCGAACCCAACTACTACGAGGCCGGGCGGCGGCTGCTCGCCCGGTACGGCGTCGACGACTACACGTGGGAGCACCACAGCCGTTTCATCGGGATCAGCACCGGGGAGACGCTGGTGGCGCTGCGCGGGGAGTACGGCATCGACGCCCCCGTCGAGCGGCTGCTGGCCGAGAAGAACGCGCTCTACCTGGACCTGGTGCGCGCCTCCACGGAGGTGTTCCCGGAGATGCGGAAGTTCGTGGAGCGGCTGTATGCCGAGGGTGTACGGATGGCGGTGGCGTCCGGGTCGTCGGGCGAGGCCATCACCGCGGTGCTGGACGTGACGGGGCTGGACGCGTACTTCACGACGACGGTCTCCGCGGAGGAGGTGCCGCGCGGGAAGCCCGCCCCGGACGTGTTCCTGGAGGCGGCCCGGCGGCTGGGGGCGGCGCCGGCCGAGTGTGTGGTCCTGGAGGACGCGATCCCGGGGGTGGAGGCCGCGCGCGCGGCGGGCATGCGCTGCGTCGCCGTCCCGTACGTCGCCGCCCTGGCCGGCGATCCCGTGTACGCCACGGCCGGGCTGCTGTTCCCGGGCGGCCAGCGGGCCTTCACGGCGGACGCGGCCCACGCGTGGGTGTTCGGTCCGGACGAGCGTCCTTAG